The following proteins are encoded in a genomic region of Thermococcus henrietii:
- a CDS encoding lipoate--protein ligase family protein, with translation MRFIPLIVARPEVQMAIDEAIMIARIEGKVPDTVRLYTFSPSSVTIGRFQSVVHDVNLEEARKLGIPVVRRITGGGSVFHDEFGEITYSVVVGEDLHPALRNVETSYRYLAGPLVDALESLGLKAGFSGLNDIVANGKKISGSAQTRRKGVILQHGTFMYSTRVEVLGKVLKVSKAKLADKGVSSIWERVTTLEREGVKLNRWEAYELLRESFFNAFELEEGELTDYELELAEELIEKRYGNPEWNEMR, from the coding sequence ATGCGCTTCATCCCGCTCATCGTCGCAAGGCCAGAGGTTCAGATGGCAATAGACGAGGCGATAATGATTGCTAGAATCGAAGGGAAGGTTCCCGACACGGTGAGGCTGTACACCTTCTCACCGAGTTCGGTGACGATAGGCCGCTTCCAGAGCGTCGTCCACGACGTCAACCTTGAAGAGGCCAGAAAGCTCGGCATTCCCGTCGTGCGCAGGATAACCGGCGGAGGGAGCGTCTTCCACGACGAGTTCGGCGAGATAACCTATTCAGTCGTCGTCGGCGAGGACCTTCACCCGGCTTTGAGGAACGTCGAGACGAGCTACCGCTATCTGGCGGGCCCGCTTGTGGACGCTTTAGAGAGCCTTGGGCTTAAAGCGGGATTCTCTGGCCTAAACGACATCGTCGCCAACGGGAAGAAGATAAGCGGTTCGGCGCAGACGAGGAGGAAGGGGGTAATCCTTCAGCACGGCACGTTCATGTACTCCACCCGCGTTGAAGTCCTCGGAAAGGTTCTGAAGGTCTCCAAGGCGAAGCTCGCTGACAAGGGCGTTTCGAGCATCTGGGAGCGCGTTACAACCCTGGAGCGCGAGGGAGTAAAGCTGAACCGCTGGGAGGCCTACGAGCTGTTGAGGGAGAGCTTTTTCAACGCCTTCGAGCTTGAAGAGGGCGAGCTGACGGATTACGAGCTTGAGCTGGCGGAGGAGCTCATTGAGAAGCGCTACGGAAATCCAGAGTGGAACGAGATGAGGTGA
- a CDS encoding DUF4405 domain-containing protein, translating into MKCNLRMCVSLLLFALWLITGITGTILLIGPLTAKLGHPLPVSTADTLHIYFGFAFFGLSIVHIALNWSALKSYFRRLRS; encoded by the coding sequence ATGAAGTGCAACCTTAGAATGTGCGTCTCGCTGTTGCTCTTCGCCCTCTGGCTAATCACGGGAATAACGGGCACGATACTCCTCATCGGCCCGCTGACGGCGAAACTCGGCCACCCACTGCCGGTTTCGACCGCTGACACACTGCACATCTACTTCGGCTTCGCATTCTTCGGCCTCTCGATAGTTCACATAGCCCTCAACTGGAGCGCCCTCAAGAGCTACTTCAGAAGGCTGAGGTCGTGA
- a CDS encoding bifunctional aspartate transaminase/aspartate 4-decarboxylase, with translation MNPVKEKDDLESVLKNLKKLEELSPFEFKELLIRLAKRKSERMMLNAGRGNPNFLALVPRYAYLQLGKFALSEAERHFGYMGDLIGGHSDREGIEARFEIFVRNHWNERGTAFLNSAVSYVRDYLGFSAGDFLHEMVQGYLGCDYPSPPRMLPLAEKIVARYLMKEMGAGYDLGYSLVDETQLFAVEGGTGAMAYLFESLKANHLLNPGDKIAIAVPIFSPYLEIPKLDTYRLEIIEVRAKEELGYQIPDEELEKLRDPEIKAFFLVNPGNPTSVKLEDGVLEKLREIVEGDRNDLIIITDDVYATFADDFKSVYTVLPHNTILVYSFSKYFGATGWRLGVIALHEDNVVDRLIRELPEEIQEELERRYAPITPNARELKFIDRLVADSRNVALRHTAGLSTPQQVQMVLFALYALMDEQEKYKNAVKHVLRRRYRALYRGLGLEPEENPNLTYYYTLLDTEKLAERLYGKEFAEWFIKALPIEEFIVRLALDAGVVLLPGKGFEVLHPSVRVSLANLREIDYIKIGQTIRRLIDEYYKKFKESKGE, from the coding sequence ATGAACCCCGTGAAGGAAAAAGACGACCTCGAATCGGTTCTGAAGAACCTGAAGAAGCTTGAGGAGCTCAGCCCCTTCGAGTTCAAGGAGCTCCTGATAAGGCTCGCCAAGAGGAAATCCGAGAGAATGATGCTCAACGCTGGCAGGGGGAACCCGAACTTCCTCGCCCTGGTTCCGCGCTACGCCTATTTACAGCTCGGAAAGTTCGCGCTGAGCGAGGCGGAAAGGCACTTCGGCTACATGGGCGACCTGATAGGAGGCCACAGCGACAGGGAGGGAATCGAAGCGCGCTTTGAGATATTCGTCAGAAACCATTGGAACGAGAGGGGAACCGCCTTCCTGAACTCGGCCGTCAGCTACGTTAGGGATTATCTCGGCTTTTCCGCCGGGGACTTCCTGCACGAGATGGTCCAGGGCTACCTTGGCTGTGACTACCCATCACCACCGAGGATGCTCCCGCTGGCGGAGAAGATAGTCGCGAGGTACCTCATGAAGGAGATGGGGGCAGGCTACGACCTCGGCTACTCCCTCGTTGACGAGACTCAACTTTTCGCGGTCGAGGGTGGAACCGGGGCGATGGCGTACCTCTTCGAGTCCCTCAAGGCCAACCACCTCCTCAACCCGGGCGACAAGATAGCGATAGCGGTTCCGATATTCAGCCCCTACCTCGAGATTCCGAAGCTCGACACCTACAGGCTGGAGATAATCGAGGTCAGGGCAAAGGAGGAGCTTGGCTACCAGATACCGGACGAGGAGCTCGAGAAGCTCCGCGACCCGGAGATAAAGGCCTTCTTCCTCGTGAACCCCGGCAATCCAACCTCGGTGAAGCTCGAGGATGGGGTTCTCGAAAAGCTCAGGGAGATAGTTGAGGGGGACAGAAACGACCTCATAATCATCACAGACGACGTCTACGCGACCTTCGCGGACGACTTCAAATCTGTCTACACCGTTCTGCCCCACAACACGATACTCGTCTACTCGTTCTCCAAGTACTTCGGCGCGACCGGCTGGCGCCTCGGCGTCATAGCGCTCCACGAGGACAACGTCGTTGATAGGCTTATACGGGAACTGCCCGAGGAAATTCAGGAGGAGCTTGAGAGACGCTACGCCCCGATAACGCCGAACGCACGGGAGCTGAAGTTCATAGACAGGCTAGTTGCAGACAGCAGGAACGTCGCTTTAAGGCACACCGCTGGCCTTTCAACGCCCCAGCAGGTCCAGATGGTTCTATTCGCGCTTTACGCCCTCATGGACGAGCAGGAGAAGTATAAGAACGCGGTGAAGCACGTACTTAGAAGGCGCTACCGGGCGCTGTACAGGGGTCTCGGCCTCGAACCCGAGGAGAACCCGAACCTCACCTACTACTACACCCTCCTCGACACTGAGAAGCTCGCGGAGAGGCTCTACGGCAAAGAGTTCGCCGAGTGGTTCATCAAGGCCCTGCCGATAGAGGAGTTCATAGTTCGCCTCGCCCTCGATGCCGGCGTGGTTTTACTGCCGGGCAAGGGCTTCGAGGTGCTCCACCCGTCGGTGAGGGTCTCGCTGGCGAACCTCAGGGAGATAGACTACATCAAGATAGGCCAGACGATAAGAAGGCTAATAGACGAGTACTACAAGAAGTTCAAAGAATCGAAAGGGGAGTGA
- a CDS encoding ECF transporter S component, whose product MRLGPREIAISGVMLGLALLLDVAPIDFPTVWGMKIDVVAVPIVIVYFILGFWGSLFALGLLFIGLSVVSSASWLGAMMKVTATFAVILGLEFARRTVGLDFRNPRRLLLFGVVAYIVGVVIRVPLMLLLNYYVALPIWLGLPREKVVQAVENWTHVPFWVAIGLPNAVQSVIDVFLSLAVAVPVLRRLPHLGVEDVPVDDIEETAF is encoded by the coding sequence ATGAGACTCGGCCCAAGGGAGATTGCAATTTCAGGCGTAATGCTCGGTCTCGCGCTCCTCCTCGACGTTGCTCCAATAGACTTTCCAACTGTCTGGGGCATGAAGATTGACGTCGTCGCCGTGCCGATAGTAATCGTTTACTTCATCCTGGGCTTTTGGGGAAGCCTCTTTGCCCTCGGTCTACTCTTCATAGGCCTCAGCGTGGTTTCATCTGCGAGCTGGCTCGGGGCGATGATGAAGGTAACGGCAACCTTCGCTGTCATACTGGGCCTTGAGTTCGCGAGGAGAACGGTTGGTCTGGACTTCAGGAACCCCCGCAGGTTGCTCCTCTTCGGCGTTGTCGCGTACATCGTCGGCGTGGTTATACGGGTCCCCTTGATGCTTCTGCTCAACTACTACGTGGCTCTTCCCATCTGGCTTGGCCTTCCGAGGGAAAAGGTCGTCCAGGCCGTTGAGAACTGGACCCACGTCCCGTTTTGGGTGGCAATCGGTTTGCCAAACGCGGTTCAGAGTGTTATAGACGTCTTCTTGAGTCTCGCGGTTGCGGTTCCCGTTCTCAGAAGGTTGCCTCACCTTGGTGTTGAGGATGTTCCAGTTGATGACATTGAGGAGACCGCTTTTTGA
- a CDS encoding M20 family metallopeptidase, protein MDEVELLKKLVSIESPFGKEEEISKFITSLLEENGFSVERIPVEGFGDDVLARLPGKGPTVVLNGHMDTVHLSPGWSRNPWGEVDGDRLYGLGSADMKAGLAVLLSLFIEMGELPKRERPSLIFTAVSDEEGFSRGTWKLIESGKLRDADIVLIAEPTNERLMLGARGRFVIKISAKGRKAHAARPQNGVNAIEELAKVVSNLGRIRLRKHLKLGKGSYCTLSFRGEADGLSVPDRAEAIVDRHTVVDENWTKVREEIERLAKKLGVTAEIRVERYPRPTPEMLPYAVRENLREVKLFKRAMKEMGVEPRVTYGKSVGDFNYFANYLRRTTLVFGPTGGNWHGSNEWVSLSSVRRVKEVYREFLKTLV, encoded by the coding sequence ATGGATGAGGTCGAGCTCCTGAAAAAGCTTGTCTCGATAGAATCTCCCTTCGGGAAGGAGGAAGAGATTTCCAAGTTTATAACCTCGCTCCTTGAGGAAAACGGTTTCAGCGTGGAAAGGATTCCCGTGGAAGGATTCGGCGACGACGTTCTCGCCAGGCTTCCTGGAAAGGGACCAACGGTTGTCCTAAACGGTCACATGGACACTGTTCACCTCTCCCCAGGCTGGAGCAGGAACCCGTGGGGCGAAGTTGACGGAGACCGCCTCTACGGCCTTGGAAGCGCCGACATGAAGGCCGGCCTCGCGGTCCTTCTGAGCCTCTTCATCGAGATGGGAGAGCTCCCAAAACGCGAGAGGCCCAGTCTGATATTCACGGCCGTCAGCGATGAAGAGGGGTTCTCCAGGGGAACATGGAAGCTGATAGAGAGCGGCAAGCTCAGGGACGCCGACATAGTGCTCATCGCGGAACCTACAAACGAGAGACTCATGCTGGGGGCAAGGGGACGTTTCGTCATAAAAATCAGCGCAAAAGGGAGGAAGGCCCACGCAGCGAGACCACAGAATGGTGTCAATGCAATTGAAGAGCTGGCAAAGGTCGTCTCGAACCTCGGCAGAATACGGCTTAGAAAACACCTAAAACTCGGGAAGGGCTCCTACTGTACGCTGTCGTTCAGGGGAGAGGCCGACGGTCTGAGCGTTCCCGACCGCGCGGAGGCTATCGTGGATAGACACACGGTTGTTGACGAGAACTGGACCAAGGTGCGGGAGGAGATTGAAAGGCTCGCCAAGAAGCTTGGGGTAACCGCGGAGATTAGAGTAGAGAGGTACCCCCGCCCAACGCCGGAGATGCTGCCGTACGCGGTCAGGGAGAACCTGCGGGAGGTCAAACTCTTCAAACGAGCCATGAAGGAGATGGGCGTGGAGCCCAGGGTCACGTACGGGAAGAGCGTCGGCGACTTCAACTACTTCGCCAACTACCTGAGGAGAACAACGCTCGTCTTCGGACCGACGGGGGGCAATTGGCACGGAAGCAACGAATGGGTCAGCCTCAGCTCGGTGAGAAGGGTGAAGGAGGTGTACAGGGAGTTTCTAAAGACCCTGGTTTAG
- a CDS encoding potassium channel family protein, translated as MCEYVYENGKKCRLKPVEGSRYCPLHIPYDEGESLLGEGIKELKAETFKRRLKVGQSYFEGVYLYDVSIKDYRSERILVFKNSQIKSLVIEDSNFKGLVLLNSTVDRVILFQSKVEVILVKGSTVFGLNVLRVDFSSNISIRDSSVKYLMVNSTQYVGEREEETYGGKSAKGLIELSNLRDVRRIGINSRYPLLRKILEEHGVNVSEAGRRMVKVRSLVIRDVSFDTAPRFKRQVRLSIAGFSGNLVLENLDVFGHVEVKWSHLKSPEFVHVFVHSNLIIRKSQVNVDSTWIMTVLPSLPLELTVEGFMIIEDCRFNNPYAEEVFYRLARTSWERSGDFERADQYYYLEMVARRKARLRARRKGIKKLVDRFEVAFEWLFADLTCKYGTDWKRPIMIWLFAVNVLFPVLFFVTGSVQGLSNSLSFLDYEYFSIVTATTLGYGDYHPIGVGRVIASVEALFGMFMWAVFLTVFARKYMR; from the coding sequence ATGTGCGAGTACGTCTACGAAAACGGCAAAAAATGTCGCCTGAAGCCCGTTGAGGGGTCGAGGTACTGTCCCCTCCACATTCCCTACGACGAGGGCGAGTCCTTACTGGGCGAGGGCATAAAGGAGCTGAAGGCCGAGACGTTCAAGCGGAGGCTCAAGGTCGGTCAGAGCTACTTCGAGGGCGTCTACCTCTACGACGTCTCAATCAAAGACTACCGGAGCGAGAGGATTCTCGTCTTTAAGAACTCCCAAATCAAGAGCCTTGTCATAGAGGATTCGAACTTCAAGGGTCTCGTTCTGCTGAACTCGACCGTGGACAGGGTTATTCTCTTCCAGTCAAAGGTTGAGGTCATCCTCGTCAAGGGTTCGACGGTTTTTGGTCTCAACGTGCTCCGCGTGGACTTCTCCAGCAACATCTCAATCAGGGATTCAAGCGTCAAGTACCTCATGGTGAACTCGACCCAGTACGTAGGCGAGAGAGAGGAGGAAACCTACGGGGGGAAGAGTGCCAAGGGCTTAATCGAGCTTTCAAACCTCCGTGACGTGAGGAGAATCGGGATAAACTCCCGCTATCCCCTTCTGAGGAAAATCCTCGAGGAGCATGGGGTCAACGTTTCTGAGGCCGGCAGGAGGATGGTGAAGGTCCGCTCGCTCGTCATCCGCGACGTTTCCTTCGACACCGCGCCGAGGTTCAAACGACAGGTCAGGCTTTCAATCGCGGGGTTCTCCGGAAACCTCGTTCTAGAGAACCTTGACGTCTTCGGCCACGTTGAGGTCAAGTGGAGCCACCTGAAGAGCCCCGAGTTCGTTCACGTCTTCGTCCACAGCAACCTGATAATCCGGAAGAGCCAGGTCAACGTGGATTCAACGTGGATTATGACGGTCCTCCCGAGCCTGCCCCTTGAACTCACCGTTGAGGGTTTCATGATAATCGAGGACTGCCGCTTCAACAACCCCTACGCGGAGGAGGTCTTCTACCGTCTCGCGAGGACGAGCTGGGAGCGTAGCGGGGACTTCGAGAGGGCAGACCAGTACTACTACCTTGAGATGGTCGCCAGGAGGAAGGCGCGCCTGAGGGCGAGGCGGAAGGGCATTAAAAAGCTCGTGGACCGCTTTGAGGTTGCCTTCGAGTGGCTCTTCGCAGACTTGACCTGCAAGTACGGAACCGACTGGAAGAGGCCGATAATGATATGGCTCTTCGCCGTCAACGTCCTGTTTCCCGTCCTGTTCTTCGTCACGGGGAGCGTTCAGGGGCTTTCCAACAGTCTGAGCTTCCTCGACTACGAGTACTTCAGCATTGTAACGGCAACTACCCTCGGCTACGGCGACTACCACCCGATAGGAGTCGGCAGGGTCATAGCGTCGGTCGAGGCGCTCTTCGGAATGTTCATGTGGGCGGTCTTCCTGACGGTGTTCGCGAGGAAGTACATGAGGTGA
- the pyrB gene encoding aspartate carbamoyltransferase: MDWKGRDVVSIRDFSKSDIEFVLKVAERLEEELREKGSLEYARGKILATLFFEPSTRTRLSFESAMHRLGGSVIGFSSASSTSVKKGESLADTIKTVEQYSDVIVIRHPMEGAARLAAEVAEVPVINAGDGSNQHPTQTLLDLYTIKRAFGRIDGLKIGLLGDLKYGRTVHSLAEALAFYDVELYLISPELLRMPKHIVEELKEKGIEVHETTDLEGAIPELDVLYVTRIQRERFPDEEEYRKVKGSYQVNCKLLKNAKETLKVMHPLPRVDEIHPEVDKSEHALYFRQVFSGVPVRMALLGLTLGVLEGF, encoded by the coding sequence ATGGACTGGAAAGGAAGGGACGTTGTAAGCATTAGGGACTTCTCGAAAAGCGATATCGAGTTTGTTTTGAAGGTCGCCGAAAGGCTCGAGGAAGAACTCAGGGAGAAGGGCTCGCTCGAATACGCGCGCGGGAAGATACTCGCGACGCTGTTCTTCGAGCCTTCAACAAGAACAAGGCTGAGCTTCGAGAGCGCGATGCACAGGCTCGGCGGTTCGGTGATAGGCTTCTCCTCTGCCTCTAGCACGAGCGTCAAGAAGGGTGAAAGTTTGGCTGACACCATTAAGACGGTCGAACAGTACAGCGACGTTATAGTTATCAGGCACCCAATGGAGGGCGCCGCGCGGCTGGCTGCCGAAGTCGCAGAGGTTCCGGTCATCAACGCCGGCGACGGGAGCAACCAGCACCCGACTCAAACCCTCCTCGACCTCTACACGATAAAGCGCGCCTTCGGAAGGATTGACGGCCTCAAGATTGGCCTGCTCGGCGACCTCAAGTACGGAAGAACCGTCCACAGCCTCGCGGAGGCCTTAGCCTTCTACGACGTCGAGCTCTATCTGATTTCACCCGAGCTCTTGAGGATGCCGAAGCACATCGTCGAGGAGCTGAAGGAGAAGGGCATAGAGGTCCACGAGACGACCGACCTTGAGGGTGCGATTCCAGAGCTTGATGTCCTCTACGTCACGAGAATCCAGCGCGAGCGCTTCCCTGACGAGGAGGAGTACCGGAAGGTCAAGGGTAGCTACCAAGTGAACTGCAAGCTCCTGAAGAACGCCAAGGAAACGCTCAAGGTCATGCACCCGCTCCCGAGGGTGGACGAGATTCACCCAGAAGTCGATAAGAGCGAGCACGCGCTCTATTTCCGTCAGGTCTTCTCCGGCGTGCCGGTTAGAATGGCGCTCCTTGGTTTGACGCTGGGCGTTCTGGAGGGATTTTAA
- a CDS encoding secondary thiamine-phosphate synthase enzyme YjbQ, whose translation MIYSKELRFSTRGEIDLVDITAEVERVVEESGIQNGIALVFVPGATGAIVTIEHESGLLEDFKRALMELIPKGAGYLHDRIDDNAHSHLRATLLGASECFPVIDGRLVRGTWQQIFFVELDVRPRHRRVIVQVVGE comes from the coding sequence ATGATTTACAGCAAGGAGCTCCGCTTTTCAACGAGGGGCGAGATTGACCTCGTGGACATAACGGCCGAGGTTGAGAGGGTCGTTGAAGAGTCCGGAATCCAGAACGGCATTGCTCTCGTCTTCGTCCCCGGGGCAACGGGCGCGATAGTTACGATAGAGCACGAGTCGGGTCTTCTGGAGGACTTCAAGAGAGCGTTGATGGAGCTGATACCAAAAGGTGCCGGTTACCTCCACGACAGGATAGACGACAACGCCCACAGCCACCTGCGCGCGACCCTTCTCGGCGCGAGCGAGTGCTTCCCCGTCATAGATGGCCGGCTCGTTCGCGGAACGTGGCAACAGATTTTCTTCGTCGAGCTGGACGTCAGGCCGAGGCACAGGCGCGTTATCGTGCAGGTCGTTGGGGAGTGA
- a CDS encoding thiamine-phosphate synthase family protein translates to MKTPNVYIAEELMPYLRARIAGILYREGFRQSRIASYLGITQAMVSKYLGGTYKHPPEEVAVLLDAIAEEIAGLILTGAAKDEIVVFTSRRLFELFSSGKLCRHYAKYAGVSEDICRSLFAPIHSSAVEEMRLALRELLSLPGLPKLIPEVRSNLAYAPPGAKSPADVIAIPGRITLVKGRPYALPPEPGASKFTASLILSVSEKAPEVRSVMNVRLDREIAEAVEKLGLKYSGIRTGGLSDEDAIERIAGLFENDSPDFVLDWGGEGVEPLTYVFGRNPLDVVGKVKALLEVVE, encoded by the coding sequence ATGAAGACGCCGAACGTTTACATCGCCGAAGAGCTCATGCCCTATCTGCGCGCGAGGATAGCGGGAATCCTGTACCGTGAGGGGTTCAGGCAGTCGAGGATAGCGAGCTACCTTGGCATAACTCAGGCGATGGTGAGCAAGTATCTTGGGGGGACGTACAAGCACCCTCCCGAGGAAGTTGCCGTGCTCTTAGATGCGATAGCCGAGGAGATTGCCGGGCTAATCCTGACGGGTGCTGCGAAGGATGAGATTGTAGTCTTCACCTCAAGGAGGCTCTTTGAGCTTTTCTCTTCCGGTAAACTCTGCAGACACTATGCCAAGTACGCCGGGGTGAGTGAAGATATCTGCAGGTCTCTCTTTGCCCCAATCCATTCGTCTGCCGTTGAGGAGATGAGGCTGGCCCTCCGCGAGCTCCTCTCGTTGCCTGGGCTTCCAAAGCTCATCCCCGAGGTCAGGAGCAACCTGGCCTACGCGCCCCCGGGAGCGAAGAGTCCAGCCGATGTAATCGCGATTCCCGGGAGGATAACCCTCGTCAAGGGCAGGCCCTACGCCCTTCCGCCGGAGCCCGGCGCGAGTAAGTTCACTGCCTCTCTAATCCTCTCGGTCTCCGAGAAGGCTCCGGAAGTGAGGAGCGTCATGAACGTCCGCCTCGACCGCGAGATTGCCGAGGCAGTTGAGAAATTGGGTCTCAAATACTCCGGGATAAGGACCGGCGGCCTGAGTGACGAGGATGCCATAGAAAGGATAGCGGGCCTGTTTGAGAACGATTCCCCTGACTTCGTCCTCGACTGGGGCGGGGAGGGTGTTGAGCCACTCACCTACGTCTTCGGCAGGAATCCCCTTGACGTCGTTGGGAAGGTTAAAGCGCTGTTGGAGGTGGTGGAATGA
- a CDS encoding radical SAM protein — protein sequence MLAFGPVPSRRLGRSLGVNNIPDKVCSYACVYCQIGRTLRMEIERKPFYEPEFLFEEVSKKVEEARGRGERIDYITFVPDGEPTLDVNLGLEVELLRELEVPLAILTNSSLIWREDVRTDLSAFDFVSLKLDAVSEPLWRKIDRPHKSLSLERILDGMLTFRDDFDGTLVTETMLINVDYGDELERIADFLAELKPDKAYIAVPTRPPAEKWVEPANEETINLAYQLFSERLGGKVEYLIGYEGNAFASTGNVVEDILSITAVHPMREEALRELLEKNNAGWGVVEGLLEEGKLIRLNYRGETFYMRALKSRKP from the coding sequence ATGCTCGCCTTCGGTCCCGTTCCATCGAGGAGGCTCGGCAGGAGCCTTGGAGTCAACAACATACCCGACAAGGTCTGCTCCTACGCCTGCGTCTACTGCCAGATAGGGAGAACGCTTAGGATGGAAATCGAGCGGAAGCCTTTCTACGAACCGGAGTTCCTCTTCGAGGAAGTTTCGAAGAAGGTTGAGGAGGCAAGAGGAAGGGGCGAGAGGATTGACTACATCACCTTCGTCCCGGACGGCGAGCCAACGCTCGACGTAAACCTCGGCCTTGAGGTCGAGCTTCTGAGGGAACTTGAGGTCCCGCTCGCGATACTGACCAACTCGTCCCTCATCTGGCGCGAGGATGTGAGGACGGACCTCTCGGCCTTCGACTTCGTCTCGCTCAAGCTCGATGCCGTGAGCGAGCCCCTCTGGAGGAAGATAGACAGGCCCCACAAGAGCCTCTCGCTCGAGAGGATCCTCGACGGCATGTTAACCTTTAGAGACGACTTCGATGGAACGCTCGTGACCGAGACGATGCTCATTAACGTCGACTACGGCGACGAACTCGAAAGGATAGCCGACTTCCTCGCGGAACTTAAACCGGATAAGGCCTACATAGCCGTTCCCACGAGGCCACCGGCGGAGAAGTGGGTCGAGCCCGCCAATGAGGAAACGATAAACCTCGCCTACCAGCTCTTCAGCGAGCGCCTCGGCGGAAAAGTTGAATACCTCATCGGCTACGAGGGCAACGCCTTCGCGAGCACGGGAAACGTCGTCGAGGACATTCTATCAATTACCGCCGTTCACCCAATGCGCGAGGAAGCGCTGAGGGAGCTCTTGGAGAAGAACAACGCCGGCTGGGGCGTGGTTGAGGGACTTTTGGAGGAGGGAAAATTGATACGGCTGAACTACCGGGGCGAGACATTCTACATGCGGGCTTTGAAGAGCAGAAAACCTTAA
- a CDS encoding ATP-NAD kinase family protein — translation MIGLIVNPIAGMGGKVALKGTDGVVEEAIRRGARPVSPDLVRLFLRELSHYPEARSITFLTGLGPLGEDYLREFGLRFEVIPLEFHYREVNGVRIPDTSSEHTKKLAREMLGRVKLIIFAGGDGTARDVVSAVGRKVPILGIPTGVKMYSGVFAVSPEKASEVLVRFLRGEAKLEEREVRDIDEEAFRRDEVRAKTYGKALVPVVENLVQGSKEAIKADEAGELEALAEAVAEEILESEGIYFLGSGSTIKRIKEELGVDGTLLGVDVVEVRDGEAKLLVKDATEKDLLRFADRNPRVVVTVIGGANFLFGRGNQQFSAEVLRRIPRENVIVVATPDKLTGPIRVYTGDREVDGKFRGYIRVRVSPWMEKLVKVV, via the coding sequence GTGATAGGGCTGATAGTGAACCCGATAGCGGGAATGGGCGGTAAGGTGGCCCTCAAGGGCACCGACGGAGTGGTTGAGGAGGCCATCAGGCGGGGGGCCAGGCCGGTTTCTCCGGACCTCGTCCGGCTCTTCCTGCGCGAGCTTTCCCACTACCCCGAGGCCCGCTCGATAACCTTCCTCACGGGCCTTGGCCCGCTCGGCGAGGACTACCTTCGGGAATTCGGCCTTCGTTTTGAGGTTATCCCCCTTGAGTTCCACTACCGCGAGGTCAACGGCGTTAGAATCCCCGACACCAGTTCGGAGCACACAAAAAAGCTTGCCCGCGAGATGCTCGGGAGAGTTAAGCTCATAATCTTCGCTGGCGGTGATGGGACCGCGAGGGACGTTGTTAGCGCGGTCGGTAGGAAGGTTCCAATCCTCGGGATTCCGACGGGGGTCAAGATGTACTCCGGCGTCTTTGCGGTTTCGCCGGAGAAGGCATCGGAGGTCCTCGTTAGGTTCCTGCGCGGGGAAGCCAAACTCGAGGAGAGGGAAGTGAGGGACATCGACGAAGAGGCCTTCAGGAGGGACGAGGTCAGGGCGAAGACCTACGGAAAGGCCCTCGTTCCGGTCGTCGAGAACCTTGTGCAGGGGAGCAAGGAAGCTATCAAGGCCGACGAGGCCGGGGAGCTTGAAGCCCTGGCCGAGGCCGTCGCTGAGGAAATCCTTGAAAGCGAGGGGATTTATTTCCTCGGCTCGGGCTCGACGATAAAGAGGATAAAGGAGGAGCTCGGGGTAGACGGGACGCTCCTCGGCGTTGACGTCGTTGAGGTAAGGGACGGAGAAGCCAAACTCCTCGTCAAGGACGCCACTGAGAAGGACCTGCTCCGGTTTGCTGATAGGAATCCAAGGGTCGTCGTCACGGTAATCGGCGGGGCAAACTTCCTCTTCGGCAGGGGCAACCAGCAGTTCTCGGCCGAAGTCCTCAGGAGAATCCCGAGGGAGAACGTAATCGTCGTTGCAACGCCGGACAAGCTGACCGGCCCGATTCGCGTTTACACAGGAGATAGGGAAGTTGACGGGAAGTTCAGGGGTTACATTAGGGTGCGCGTGAGTCCCTGGATGGAGAAGCTCGTCAAAGTTGTTTAA
- the pyrI gene encoding aspartate carbamoyltransferase regulatory subunit produces the protein MPELKVEVIPEGTVIDHIPAGKWLKVIEILGLTKPNGGTLLIASNVPSKKLGRKDIVKVEGRYLSEEEVNKIALIAPNATVNIVRDYKIVEKFKVSIPDEIVGILTCPNPNCVSNHEYVKPRFKVESRDPLKLRCHYCERTIEGDEILGNL, from the coding sequence ATGCCCGAGCTGAAGGTTGAGGTAATCCCCGAGGGGACGGTAATAGACCACATCCCGGCAGGAAAATGGCTCAAGGTCATCGAAATCCTCGGCCTGACGAAGCCCAACGGTGGAACACTCCTCATAGCCTCAAACGTTCCCAGCAAAAAGCTCGGCAGGAAAGACATCGTCAAGGTCGAGGGACGCTACCTGAGCGAGGAGGAAGTGAACAAGATTGCCCTCATCGCACCCAATGCGACGGTGAACATCGTCAGGGATTACAAGATAGTGGAAAAGTTCAAGGTCTCGATTCCGGACGAGATAGTTGGAATCCTCACCTGCCCGAACCCCAACTGCGTCAGCAACCACGAGTACGTAAAGCCACGCTTCAAGGTCGAGAGCAGGGACCCGCTAAAGCTCCGCTGCCACTACTGTGAGAGAACTATCGAGGGAGACGAGATACTGGGGAACCTTTGA